In Rahnella sikkimica, the following are encoded in one genomic region:
- a CDS encoding helix-turn-helix domain-containing protein: MMTRNDDWHQADIIAALRKKGTTLAAVSRSAGLSSSTLSNALSRPWPKGELLIASALGIHPSIIWPSRYFDATTFKIIERRCRIPNENK, from the coding sequence ATGATGACAAGGAATGATGACTGGCATCAGGCTGATATTATCGCAGCACTGAGAAAAAAAGGAACGACCCTGGCCGCAGTCTCGCGCTCCGCCGGATTGAGCTCTTCAACGCTCTCGAATGCACTTTCCAGACCCTGGCCAAAAGGAGAGTTACTCATCGCCAGCGCGCTGGGCATCCACCCTTCAATTATCTGGCCAAGCCGCTACTTCGATGCCACCACGTTTAAGATCATTGAGCGCCGGTGCCGCATTCCCAATGAGAATAAATGA
- a CDS encoding DNA-binding protein, with translation MKKEWFAAKELTGKDGLPTSTQGVHGMARRLCWIKRRRRGVQGRAVEYHIDSLPGNTVASLAMNEHSAEYVYTSHQDPLAIWIESYKQLREPERETMISFIVREGISEILNRLRKSDDS, from the coding sequence ATGAAAAAAGAGTGGTTTGCAGCAAAGGAACTGACCGGGAAAGATGGCCTTCCTACATCAACACAGGGCGTGCATGGGATGGCTCGCAGATTATGTTGGATTAAACGGCGGCGTCGCGGTGTCCAGGGGCGGGCAGTGGAATATCACATAGACAGCCTGCCGGGGAATACCGTCGCCAGTCTGGCGATGAATGAACACTCTGCTGAATATGTTTACACGTCACATCAGGATCCACTGGCGATCTGGATCGAAAGTTACAAGCAACTCAGGGAGCCAGAGCGCGAAACAATGATCTCTTTTATCGTAAGGGAAGGGATATCGGAAATACTAAACAGGCTGCGTAAGTCTGACGATTCCTAG
- the ispB gene encoding octaprenyl diphosphate synthase, with translation MNLEQIIDLTQDDMAAVNASILEQLNSEVSLINQLGYYIISGGGKRIRPMIAVLAAKALSYDGDKHIKVAALIEFIHTATLLHDDVVDESDMRRGKATANAAFGNAASVLVGDFIYTRAFQMMTDLESMPVLALMAKAVNVIAEGEVQQLINCNDPDITEESYMQVIYSKTARLFEAASQSSAMLAGGSTEQITALQDYGRYLGTAFQLIDDLLDYDADGETLGKNTGDDLDEGKPTLPLLHAMQHGDAEQSAMIRKAIEEGNGRHLLEPVLAAMHQWGSLAYTRQRAEEEADKAIQALQVLPESDYRSALEGLAHLSVKRDF, from the coding sequence ATGAACCTAGAACAGATTATCGATCTTACCCAGGATGACATGGCTGCGGTCAACGCATCCATCCTTGAGCAGTTGAATTCAGAGGTTTCTCTCATCAATCAGCTGGGATATTACATCATCAGTGGCGGCGGCAAACGTATCCGTCCGATGATAGCAGTACTCGCAGCCAAAGCACTATCTTACGACGGTGATAAACACATAAAAGTCGCCGCGTTGATTGAGTTTATTCATACCGCAACATTACTGCACGATGACGTGGTGGATGAGTCTGATATGCGTCGTGGTAAAGCCACCGCTAACGCAGCGTTTGGTAACGCGGCAAGCGTGCTGGTTGGTGATTTTATCTACACCCGCGCTTTCCAGATGATGACGGATTTGGAATCAATGCCTGTTCTGGCCCTGATGGCCAAAGCGGTGAATGTGATTGCAGAGGGTGAAGTGCAGCAGCTCATCAACTGTAATGATCCGGACATTACCGAAGAAAGCTATATGCAGGTCATTTACAGTAAAACTGCCCGTCTGTTCGAAGCCGCATCACAATCTTCTGCCATGCTGGCTGGTGGAAGCACTGAACAAATTACGGCGTTGCAAGATTATGGTCGCTATTTGGGCACCGCATTCCAGCTGATTGACGATTTGCTGGATTATGACGCAGACGGTGAAACGCTGGGTAAGAATACCGGTGACGACCTTGATGAAGGTAAACCGACTTTGCCACTTTTGCATGCGATGCAACACGGCGATGCTGAACAGTCGGCGATGATTCGCAAAGCTATCGAAGAAGGCAACGGGCGTCATTTGCTGGAGCCCGTTTTAGCCGCCATGCATCAGTGGGGATCTCTGGCTTACACGCGTCAGCGCGCTGAAGAGGAGGCTGATAAAGCGATTCAGGCACTTCAGGTTCTTCCTGAATCCGATTATCGCTCAGCGCTGGAAGGTTTGGCGCATCTGTCCGTAAAACGCGATTTCTAA
- a CDS encoding DMT family transporter → MDTKSQASVGILLALITAISWGSLPIAMKQVLVVMDPFTVVWYRFSLAAIVLGCILAVKRRLPPRTIFNRPRWLVLVLIATCGLLGNFVLFSSSLQFLSPTASQVIGQLSPVGMMFASVIILKERMRITQVIGASMLIFGLVLFFNTSLIEIFTRLTDYTLGVIFGVGAASVWVVYGVAQKVLLRQLASPQILFLLYTLCSIALLPLASPAVLSQLSGWQFACLLFCGANTLVGYGALAEAMARWQAAQVSAIVTLTPLFTLLFSDLLAFAWPDFFAAPVLNFIGYIGAIVVVAGAMFSAVGHRWWPRRTEQNLAAKH, encoded by the coding sequence ATGGACACAAAATCACAGGCATCTGTTGGCATCCTGTTGGCGCTGATTACTGCTATCAGTTGGGGTTCTTTACCCATCGCCATGAAGCAGGTGCTGGTGGTCATGGATCCCTTTACTGTGGTTTGGTACCGGTTTTCTCTGGCAGCAATTGTGCTGGGGTGCATTCTGGCTGTAAAGCGCAGGTTGCCGCCCAGAACGATTTTTAATCGCCCGCGCTGGCTGGTTTTAGTGTTGATCGCTACATGCGGATTGCTGGGGAACTTCGTTCTTTTTAGTTCTTCGCTGCAGTTTCTAAGCCCGACAGCCTCTCAGGTTATCGGCCAACTTTCGCCGGTCGGAATGATGTTTGCGAGTGTGATCATCCTGAAAGAAAGGATGCGAATCACACAGGTCATTGGCGCCAGTATGCTGATTTTCGGGTTGGTATTGTTCTTTAATACCAGCCTGATTGAAATTTTCACCCGCCTCACGGATTACACTTTGGGTGTGATCTTTGGTGTCGGGGCAGCCTCTGTTTGGGTGGTTTATGGTGTGGCACAGAAAGTATTACTGCGCCAACTTGCCTCGCCGCAGATCCTGTTTTTGCTGTACACTTTATGTTCTATCGCATTGCTCCCGCTGGCCAGCCCGGCGGTGCTTTCACAGCTCAGCGGCTGGCAGTTTGCCTGTCTGTTGTTTTGCGGCGCGAATACCCTGGTAGGATATGGCGCCTTAGCGGAAGCGATGGCGAGATGGCAGGCGGCCCAGGTCAGTGCAATTGTGACGCTGACTCCGCTGTTTACCCTGCTATTTTCAGATTTACTGGCATTTGCCTGGCCTGACTTTTTTGCTGCACCCGTGCTCAATTTTATTGGTTATATCGGGGCAATTGTGGTGGTGGCGGGGGCAATGTTTTCCGCAGTTGGCCATCGCTGGTGGCCACGTCGGACAGAGCAAAACCTGGCAGCTAAACACTAG
- the mdh gene encoding malate dehydrogenase, whose translation MKVAVLGAAGGIGQALALLLKTQLPSGSELSLYDIAPVTPGVAVDLSHIPTAVKIKGFCGEDATPALEGADIVLISAGVARKPGMDRSDLFNVNAGIVRNLIQQVATTCPQALIGIITNPVNTTVAIAAEVLKNAGVYDKNKLFGVTTLDAIRSNTFVAELKDKHPEEIDVPVIGGHSGVTILPLLSQVPDVVFSDDEIAALTKRIQNAGTEVVEAKAGGGSATLSMGQAAARFGLSLVRALQGESNVVECAYVEGKGDYARFFAQPVLLGRKGVTELIDIGKLSAFEQQSLDSMLDILRKDIELGEQFINH comes from the coding sequence ATGAAAGTTGCAGTTCTAGGTGCTGCGGGCGGTATCGGTCAGGCCCTCGCACTTCTGCTCAAGACCCAGCTACCTTCCGGTTCTGAACTGTCATTATATGATATCGCGCCTGTTACTCCGGGTGTCGCTGTCGATCTGAGCCATATCCCTACAGCCGTCAAAATTAAAGGTTTTTGTGGCGAAGATGCAACACCAGCTCTGGAAGGTGCGGATATCGTTTTGATCTCTGCCGGCGTGGCGCGTAAACCGGGTATGGATCGTTCCGACCTTTTCAATGTTAACGCCGGTATTGTTCGTAATCTGATTCAGCAGGTTGCGACAACCTGTCCGCAAGCCTTAATCGGCATTATCACCAACCCGGTCAACACCACGGTCGCGATTGCTGCCGAAGTGCTGAAAAATGCGGGCGTGTATGACAAAAACAAACTGTTCGGCGTGACGACACTGGATGCAATCCGCTCGAACACGTTTGTGGCTGAGCTTAAAGATAAGCACCCGGAAGAGATTGATGTGCCCGTGATTGGCGGACATTCAGGTGTGACGATCCTTCCTTTATTGTCTCAGGTGCCTGATGTGGTATTTAGCGACGATGAAATCGCTGCGCTGACCAAACGCATTCAGAATGCGGGAACCGAAGTGGTCGAAGCCAAAGCGGGTGGCGGTTCTGCAACTTTGTCTATGGGGCAAGCTGCCGCACGCTTTGGGCTTTCTTTGGTTCGTGCCTTACAAGGCGAAAGCAACGTGGTTGAATGCGCCTATGTAGAAGGTAAGGGCGATTATGCCCGATTCTTCGCACAGCCTGTTTTGTTGGGTAGAAAAGGGGTCACTGAGCTCATTGACATTGGTAAGCTCAGCGCTTTTGAACAGCAATCATTGGATTCGATGCTGGATATCCTGCGTAAAGATATCGAACTTGGCGAACAGTTTATCAATCACTGA
- the dacB gene encoding serine-type D-Ala-D-Ala carboxypeptidase, with protein MRFLRIVSGLACAFVLNTNAAQIENYTEYLPDGTNLAVLVQKIGAPAPVLDYHGSQMALPASTMKILTALAALLQLGPDFRFTTTLETPGSVSDGVLKGDLVARFSGDPTLKRQNIRNMVAVLKKQGIREISGDVVINTSVFASHDKAPGWPWNDITQCFSAPPAAAIVDRNCFSVSLYSAPKPDENAFIRVASYYPVHMFSEVRTLAKGSPDAQYCELDVVPGEFNRYTLTGCLTQRSEPLPLAFAIQDGASYAGAILKDELLQADIQIDGTLKRQTQQTPAGTVLAQTQSVPLHDLLHQMLKKSDNMIADTVFRTIGHQRFGVPGTWRAGSDAVRQILRQKAGVDLGNSIQVDGSGLSRHDLLSPATMMQVLQYIAQHDKELDFISMLPLAGHDGTLQYRGGLHEAGVDGKVSAKTGSLAGVYNLAGFITTASGQRMAFVQFLSGYAVPPEDQRTRRAPLVRFESRLYKDIYQNN; from the coding sequence ATGCGTTTTTTACGAATTGTCAGTGGATTAGCATGCGCGTTTGTTCTGAATACAAATGCGGCCCAGATCGAGAATTACACAGAATATCTGCCGGATGGCACGAATCTGGCTGTGCTGGTACAGAAAATCGGCGCCCCTGCCCCCGTGCTTGATTATCACGGTTCGCAGATGGCCCTGCCTGCCAGTACAATGAAAATTCTCACGGCGCTGGCAGCTCTCTTGCAGCTGGGCCCCGATTTCCGCTTCACCACCACGCTTGAAACTCCGGGTTCCGTTTCAGACGGCGTTCTGAAAGGTGATCTGGTTGCTCGTTTTTCCGGCGATCCGACGCTAAAACGTCAGAATATTCGGAATATGGTCGCTGTGCTAAAAAAACAGGGCATCAGAGAAATCAGTGGCGACGTGGTCATTAACACTTCCGTGTTTGCCAGCCACGATAAAGCCCCCGGCTGGCCCTGGAACGATATCACCCAGTGTTTCAGCGCACCGCCGGCTGCCGCGATTGTCGACAGAAACTGTTTTTCTGTTTCCCTCTACAGCGCCCCAAAACCGGACGAAAATGCCTTTATCCGCGTGGCATCCTATTATCCTGTTCACATGTTTAGCGAAGTACGCACCCTGGCTAAAGGTTCGCCGGATGCACAGTACTGCGAGCTGGATGTGGTGCCGGGCGAGTTTAACCGTTACACGCTGACAGGCTGTCTGACTCAGCGCAGTGAGCCATTGCCCCTGGCCTTTGCGATTCAGGATGGCGCTAGTTATGCGGGCGCAATTCTCAAAGACGAGTTGCTGCAAGCCGATATTCAGATTGATGGCACGTTAAAACGCCAGACTCAGCAAACGCCTGCCGGAACCGTGCTCGCTCAAACGCAGTCCGTTCCGTTGCATGACTTGCTACATCAGATGCTGAAAAAATCCGACAACATGATCGCCGATACAGTCTTTCGTACGATTGGCCATCAGCGCTTTGGCGTGCCGGGTACCTGGCGCGCGGGTTCAGATGCAGTTCGTCAGATCCTGCGTCAGAAAGCAGGCGTGGATTTGGGTAACTCGATTCAGGTTGATGGCTCCGGCCTTTCCCGCCATGATTTATTGTCACCGGCCACCATGATGCAGGTGCTGCAATACATCGCGCAGCACGATAAAGAGTTAGACTTTATTTCAATGCTGCCATTGGCGGGCCATGACGGAACCTTGCAATATCGCGGCGGTCTTCATGAAGCAGGCGTAGATGGCAAAGTGTCGGCGAAAACCGGTTCACTGGCTGGCGTTTATAACCTGGCAGGCTTTATCACCACGGCCAGCGGACAGCGCATGGCATTTGTCCAGTTCCTCTCCGGTTACGCGGTTCCGCCTGAAGACCAGCGCACACGACGTGCTCCGCTGGTGCGCTTTGAGAGCCGTCTTTACAAGGACATCTACCAAAATAATTAA
- the greA gene encoding transcription elongation factor GreA, with product MKPIPMTLRGAERLREELDHLKGVRRPKIIADIATAREHGDLKENAEYHAAREQQGFCEGRIQEIEAKLSNAQVIDVTKMPATGRVIFGATVKVLNLDTEEEQTYRIVGDDEADFKQNLISVNSPIARGLIGKEQDDVVVIKTPGGDVEFEVLKVEYL from the coding sequence ATGAAACCGATTCCGATGACGTTGCGTGGCGCAGAAAGATTACGTGAAGAACTTGATCATCTGAAGGGCGTCCGTCGCCCGAAAATTATTGCAGATATTGCAACAGCGCGTGAACACGGCGATTTGAAAGAGAATGCTGAATACCACGCAGCCCGCGAACAGCAGGGTTTTTGCGAAGGTCGTATTCAGGAAATCGAAGCCAAGCTTTCTAATGCTCAGGTTATTGATGTCACAAAAATGCCGGCAACCGGTCGTGTCATTTTTGGCGCTACAGTGAAAGTACTGAACCTGGACACTGAAGAAGAGCAGACCTATCGCATTGTGGGCGATGACGAAGCTGATTTTAAGCAGAATCTGATTTCTGTGAACTCACCGATTGCACGCGGTTTGATCGGTAAAGAACAGGATGATGTGGTTGTTATCAAAACGCCTGGCGGTGATGTTGAGTTTGAAGTACTGAAGGTTGAGTATCTCTAA
- the pmrB gene encoding two-component system sensor histidine kinase PmrB, translating into MTSMRRRLLVMLALILFVTQLTSVFWLWHESQEQINLLVNDTLSAKVRNAHVEKEIAEAIASLIAPSLLMMTITLVLSFWAISWIIRPLNQLQERLETRSADNLTPLPLNSEIREIVAVTNTLNQLFSRLSNTIQQERLFTADAAHELRTPLAGVRLHLEIMQKNGVDGSDTLINRIDLLMHTIEQLLMLSRAGQNFAKGEYQQVDLVSHVVRPLREELSEMLADRQQKLIVHTPVRAEIQGDAVLLRLMVRNLVENAYRYGPENSEITIAIEPQNNGFLIQINDEGPGINEAKASELTQAFKRGDERYGGSGLGLNIVIRIANLHGGTLTLRNRAAAKGLSAQCWLPDLALQTSLTRRHL; encoded by the coding sequence ATGACCAGTATGCGCCGCCGCCTGCTGGTTATGCTGGCGCTGATCCTCTTCGTCACCCAACTTACCAGCGTTTTCTGGCTTTGGCATGAGAGCCAGGAGCAGATAAACCTGCTGGTGAATGACACGCTTTCTGCAAAAGTCCGCAATGCCCATGTTGAGAAAGAGATAGCGGAAGCCATTGCGTCTCTTATTGCGCCCTCTTTGCTGATGATGACGATTACGCTGGTGTTATCTTTCTGGGCCATCAGCTGGATTATCCGCCCGCTCAATCAGTTACAAGAACGCCTGGAAACCCGCTCTGCGGATAACCTGACGCCGCTGCCATTGAACAGTGAAATACGGGAGATCGTGGCCGTCACCAACACCCTCAATCAGTTGTTCTCACGCCTTTCCAACACCATCCAACAGGAACGACTGTTCACCGCCGATGCCGCGCATGAGCTGAGAACGCCGCTGGCAGGTGTCAGGTTGCACCTTGAAATTATGCAAAAGAATGGTGTTGATGGCAGCGATACGCTGATAAATCGCATCGATCTGTTGATGCATACCATCGAACAATTACTGATGCTTTCGCGCGCCGGGCAAAATTTTGCAAAAGGCGAATATCAGCAGGTGGATCTGGTGAGTCACGTCGTCAGACCTCTCAGGGAAGAACTGAGTGAAATGCTTGCCGATCGTCAGCAAAAATTGATCGTGCATACGCCGGTGCGGGCAGAAATTCAGGGAGATGCGGTACTGCTCCGGCTTATGGTACGAAATCTGGTTGAAAACGCGTACCGGTACGGGCCGGAGAACAGTGAAATCACTATCGCGATTGAACCTCAGAACAACGGTTTTCTGATACAGATTAACGACGAAGGTCCGGGCATTAATGAAGCCAAAGCCAGCGAACTGACACAAGCCTTCAAACGAGGCGATGAGCGCTATGGCGGCAGCGGGTTAGGTTTGAATATTGTCATACGTATTGCGAATTTACACGGTGGAACCCTGACGCTTCGTAACCGCGCTGCGGCTAAAGGACTCAGCGCGCAATGCTGGTTACCTGATCTGGCATTGCAAACCTCATTAACACGCCGTCATCTCTGA
- the rpmA gene encoding 50S ribosomal protein L27, whose protein sequence is MAHKKAGGSTRNGRDSEAKRLGVKRFGGEAVLAGSIIVRQRGTKFHAGINVGCGKDHTLFALADGKVKFEVKGPKNRKYISIEAE, encoded by the coding sequence ATGGCACACAAAAAGGCTGGCGGCTCCACACGTAACGGTCGCGATTCAGAAGCTAAACGTCTGGGCGTAAAACGCTTTGGCGGCGAAGCAGTACTGGCAGGCAGCATCATCGTTCGTCAGCGCGGCACCAAATTCCACGCTGGTATCAACGTGGGTTGCGGCAAGGACCACACTCTGTTTGCTTTGGCTGACGGTAAAGTCAAGTTCGAAGTTAAAGGCCCGAAAAACCGTAAGTACATCAGCATCGAAGCTGAATAA
- the yhcN gene encoding peroxide/acid stress response protein YhcN gives MNVKTTIATLSILSALSFGAFAAQPVTQDQAANLQSRGMISVSGVAGAPSDIRQALSDKADAKGAKAFRVIEVREEGNYHATAEIYQ, from the coding sequence ATGAACGTTAAAACTACAATTGCAACATTAAGCATTCTCTCTGCTCTGTCATTCGGTGCTTTTGCAGCACAACCCGTTACTCAGGATCAGGCCGCAAATCTTCAGTCACGCGGGATGATCAGTGTCAGCGGCGTTGCTGGCGCACCTTCTGATATCCGTCAGGCATTGTCTGACAAAGCGGATGCCAAAGGGGCTAAAGCATTTCGTGTGATTGAAGTACGCGAAGAAGGTAACTACCACGCTACCGCAGAAATTTACCAATAA
- the yhbY gene encoding ribosome assembly RNA-binding protein YhbY — protein sequence MNLNNKQKQYLKGLAHPLKPVVMLGNNGLTEGVLAEIEQALQHHELIKVKVAAEERETKTLIVDAIVRETKACNVQVIGNMLVLYRPSTEDRKIILPR from the coding sequence ATGAATCTTAACAATAAACAAAAACAGTACCTGAAAGGTCTGGCACATCCCCTAAAACCGGTTGTCATGCTGGGTAACAACGGCCTGACTGAAGGCGTGCTCGCCGAAATTGAACAGGCGCTGCAGCATCACGAGCTGATCAAGGTAAAAGTCGCGGCAGAAGAACGCGAAACGAAGACCTTGATCGTAGACGCAATCGTGCGTGAAACCAAGGCGTGTAATGTGCAAGTCATCGGCAATATGCTGGTACTTTATCGCCCTTCTACCGAAGACCGCAAAATTATCTTACCGCGTTAA
- the rplU gene encoding 50S ribosomal protein L21 gives MYAVFQSGGKQHRVSEGQTIRLEKLDVATGEAIEFDQVLMIANGEEINIGLPLVAGGVVKAEVVAHGRGEKVKIVKFRRRKHYRKQQGHRQWFTDVKITGISA, from the coding sequence ATGTACGCGGTTTTCCAAAGTGGTGGTAAACAACACCGTGTCAGCGAAGGGCAGACTATTCGCCTGGAGAAGCTGGACGTTGCAACTGGCGAAGCTATCGAGTTCGATCAGGTTCTGATGATTGCAAACGGTGAAGAAATCAACATCGGCCTGCCATTAGTTGCTGGCGGTGTAGTTAAAGCTGAAGTCGTTGCTCACGGTCGTGGCGAAAAGGTCAAAATCGTTAAGTTTCGTCGTCGTAAACACTATCGTAAGCAGCAGGGCCACCGTCAGTGGTTCACTGACGTTAAAATCACCGGCATCAGCGCTTAA
- the yhcN gene encoding peroxide/acid stress response protein YhcN, producing the protein MKIMTTIAALSLLSAVSFGASAAQLVSNQQAENLQPMGTISVSGVNGVPTDIRQQLSDKADSKGAKSYRVIEAHNDGAYHATAEIYQ; encoded by the coding sequence ATGAAAATCATGACCACTATCGCCGCTCTTAGCCTGCTGTCTGCTGTTTCTTTCGGTGCGTCTGCCGCACAACTGGTTTCTAATCAACAGGCAGAAAACCTTCAGCCCATGGGCACTATCAGCGTCAGCGGCGTCAATGGCGTCCCAACAGACATCCGCCAGCAGTTGTCCGATAAAGCCGACAGCAAGGGCGCAAAATCTTACCGTGTGATCGAAGCGCATAACGACGGTGCTTATCACGCAACCGCAGAAATCTATCAATAA
- the cgtA gene encoding Obg family GTPase CgtA: protein MKFVDEATILVVAGDGGNGCVSFRREKYIPRGGPDGGDGGDGGDVYLLADENLNTLIDFRFVKSYRAERGTNGQSSDCTGKRGKDITIKVPVGTRVLDQSTGEVLADMTQNGQINMVAKGGFHGLGNTRFKSSVNRSPRQKTMGTKGEERDIALELMLLADVGMLGLPNAGKSTFIRSVSAAKPKVADYPFTTLVPSLGVVRMDHEQSFVVADIPGLIEGASEGAGLGIRFLKHLERCRVLLHLIDIAPVDESDPIENAKVIINELKQYNAKLAEKPRWLVFNKVDLIEKEEAEARAKTIAEALGWEGNYYLISAANREGVNALCWDVMKFINENPKHMAVEAAIPEKVEFMWDDYHREQLAEVESEADDDWDDDWDEDDDEGVEIIYER from the coding sequence ATGAAGTTTGTTGATGAAGCCACGATTCTGGTTGTGGCCGGTGATGGCGGTAACGGGTGCGTCAGCTTCCGCCGCGAAAAATATATCCCCCGTGGTGGCCCTGATGGCGGCGACGGCGGTGACGGCGGTGATGTTTACCTGCTTGCTGATGAAAACCTTAATACGCTGATCGATTTCCGCTTTGTGAAATCTTATCGTGCTGAGCGCGGAACCAACGGTCAAAGCAGCGACTGTACGGGTAAGCGCGGTAAAGACATCACCATCAAAGTGCCTGTCGGAACACGTGTTCTGGATCAGAGTACGGGCGAAGTGCTGGCCGATATGACCCAAAATGGTCAGATCAATATGGTGGCTAAAGGCGGTTTCCACGGTTTGGGCAACACCCGTTTCAAATCTTCCGTGAACCGTTCGCCGCGTCAAAAAACTATGGGCACCAAAGGCGAAGAGCGTGATATCGCCCTTGAGCTTATGCTGTTAGCTGATGTAGGGATGCTGGGCCTGCCAAATGCGGGTAAATCCACATTTATCCGTTCAGTGTCTGCTGCAAAGCCGAAAGTGGCTGACTATCCGTTTACCACTTTGGTTCCGAGCCTCGGTGTTGTGCGTATGGATCACGAGCAAAGCTTCGTGGTTGCCGACATCCCGGGTCTGATCGAAGGCGCTTCTGAAGGCGCGGGCCTCGGTATCCGTTTCCTGAAGCACCTTGAGCGCTGCCGCGTTCTGTTGCACCTGATTGATATTGCGCCAGTCGACGAATCTGATCCGATCGAAAATGCTAAAGTCATTATCAACGAACTGAAGCAATACAACGCCAAGCTGGCTGAAAAGCCGCGCTGGTTAGTGTTCAACAAAGTTGATCTGATCGAAAAAGAAGAAGCAGAAGCACGTGCTAAAACGATCGCTGAAGCTTTAGGCTGGGAAGGTAATTATTACCTGATTTCCGCGGCAAATCGTGAAGGCGTTAACGCACTGTGTTGGGATGTGATGAAATTCATCAATGAAAATCCTAAGCACATGGCCGTTGAAGCGGCTATCCCAGAGAAAGTTGAGTTCATGTGGGATGATTATCACCGTGAACAGCTGGCTGAAGTGGAATCTGAAGCTGACGACGACTGGGATGATGACTGGGATGAAGATGACGACGAAGGTGTCGAAATCATTTACGAACGTTAA
- the argR gene encoding transcriptional regulator ArgR, translated as MRNPAKQEDLIKAFKALLKEEKFSSQGEIVVALQEDGFENINQSKVSRMLTKFGAVRTRNAKMEMVYCLPAEIGVPTTTSPLKNLVLDIDHNDAVVVIRTSPGAAQLIARLLDSLGKSEGILGTIAGDDTIFTTPARGFSVRQLHDAILSLFEQEL; from the coding sequence ATGCGTAATCCTGCTAAACAGGAAGATTTGATCAAAGCCTTCAAAGCACTGTTGAAGGAAGAGAAATTCAGTTCTCAGGGCGAAATTGTCGTCGCACTTCAGGAAGACGGTTTCGAAAATATCAATCAGTCAAAAGTCTCACGGATGCTGACAAAATTCGGTGCGGTGCGTACCCGAAACGCGAAAATGGAGATGGTTTACTGCCTGCCTGCCGAAATCGGCGTGCCGACAACCACCAGCCCGCTGAAGAATTTGGTATTAGACATAGACCATAACGACGCCGTCGTCGTGATCCGCACCAGTCCGGGCGCAGCACAGCTGATCGCCCGCCTGCTCGATTCCCTGGGTAAATCCGAAGGTATACTGGGCACCATTGCCGGTGATGACACAATTTTCACCACGCCAGCACGGGGTTTCAGCGTCAGACAGCTTCACGACGCCATCCTCAGTTTGTTTGAGCAGGAACTCTAG
- the pmrA gene encoding two-component system response regulator PmrA yields MKLLIVEDDELLRQGLSLALTSDNYVCDCASTAAEAQSLIQTSQYSLVILDLGLPDKDGATLLRQWRRQNISLPVLILTARDALEDRVDGLDAGADDYLIKPFALVELQARVRALIRRYQGQSDNQISVGNLTINLSSHQAYLGGSPVEVTPKEFAILSRLMMRAGQTVNRELLQQDLYTWQDDLGSNTLEVHVHNLRRKLGKELIRTVRGIGYRLEVLP; encoded by the coding sequence ATGAAACTGCTGATAGTTGAAGACGATGAACTTTTACGGCAGGGATTATCTCTGGCACTTACCAGTGATAATTATGTTTGCGACTGCGCTTCTACAGCTGCCGAAGCGCAAAGTCTGATCCAAACCAGCCAGTACAGTCTGGTGATCCTGGATTTGGGATTACCGGACAAAGATGGCGCAACGCTGTTGCGTCAGTGGCGGCGTCAAAATATTTCCCTCCCCGTGCTGATTCTCACTGCCCGCGATGCGCTGGAGGATCGCGTTGATGGTCTGGATGCTGGCGCGGACGACTATCTGATCAAACCTTTCGCGCTGGTTGAATTACAGGCACGCGTCCGGGCGCTTATCCGCCGTTATCAGGGGCAGAGCGACAATCAAATCTCAGTCGGAAATCTGACCATTAATCTTTCGTCACACCAGGCCTATCTTGGCGGCTCTCCGGTGGAAGTCACGCCTAAAGAATTCGCCATTTTATCCCGTCTGATGATGCGCGCCGGGCAGACCGTCAATCGGGAATTACTTCAGCAAGACCTCTACACCTGGCAGGACGATTTGGGCTCCAATACGCTGGAAGTTCATGTACACAATTTGCGGCGTAAGTTGGGCAAAGAACTCATCCGTACAGTCCGCGGTATTGGCTATCGTCTGGAAGTTTTACCATGA